GTCTGGATTTGATTTTGGGTATAAGGGGATCTAATGTTTGTCTTGGAGTCTTTTGACTCCAgttcaaaaatgacatttaaaagtgCTGACAGACTTGACTTTTATAATGTTCAATACACTTTCATTCTATAATTCTACATGTTTTCTTCTGACATCATTTCTTACTTTTTTCCTCTTGTAGGTTGGTCTCTCCTGAGCCTCCTCCCAAAGGCtttcttgtgattggctcaaaatTCCGCTACAGTGGGCGGACCCAAGCCCAGTCTCGCCAGGCCAGTGCTTTGATTGACAGGCCAGCTCCTCAATTTGAACGATCAATTAGTAGGAGGTACCTGCTGTCCCGCAGCATAGATGGAGGTAAGTATTTCCTACTTCAGTTAGCACCTCTATATTAGTTTTGATTAAGCAGcatcaatcccatagactccccatgttaaaatgcccaaattTACAGCagataaaacatgtaaaaaaaacattttggcataattaagggcgtggccacttgagtagTAGGTGGACTGCCACTTCTGCCACTGCCTTCGGgctaggtgggtgtggcttcagcaaccagctcctgcctttttgcccTTTTTCGATGATCCAggagtgacgcgctgccaagatggtgatgtccagcttcaaaaacactcttcagaAAACTAGGGGTGATGTCACGGACACAACGtcaatgtttttatacagtccatGGGGGTGACCATCTAATTGTACAtttctattttgcatttttatttctatttccaATTGCAGTTATATTTAATACAGActtttcattacaaattataaaCATAAAAGTTGGAGTGAAGCACTgaattgaaaaaataaacaataattgcaGAACGTGTCAAGATTTGATTTGTCTCCCTTTTGCTTTGATAGCAGCTGTACTCAAACTCCATGAACTGAAcacagggaagtcgtggcctagtagagggaagtcgtggcctagtggagGCCTAGtggagggaagtcgtggcctagtggagggaagttgtggcctagtggttagagaattggactcacaatcgaagggttgtgagtttgagtctcgggctggcaggaattgtgggtgggaggagtgcatgaacagtgctctctccaccctcaataccatgacttagatgcccttcagcaaggcatcgaacccccaactgctccacccactgctccgagtgtgtgttcacagtgggtgtgggcgccgcagcataaatggctgcccactgctccgggtgtgtgttcacagtgggtgtgtgttcactgctctgtgtgtgtgcacttcggatgggttaaatgcagagcacagattctgagtatgggtcaccatacttggctgaatgtcatgtcactttcactgtcactttcacATTTGAGAATGATTCAAACAATATCTAGTGCTTCAAAGGAAAATAAGAACGTGGAAAAGAAACAGGACAAGAAACTTTTATTTCCTAGATTGCCCTAAATTCTAGATTTGTGGACTTTATTTCATTTAGCATTACTACATTAAAATACTGCTTTATTTCAATAGGATTCCGTCATGAGTTTCCTGTGAGAGTGAAACAGTTCCCCTTTCAAATTTCGCTCATGCTCGAGTTCACCCAAATTCACTGTTCTTCATGCATTGCTACACTATTGTCAGCGGACACTGGATCTTTTTTTGCctgtgaaatttttatttttatttttggaccccactgtatatATGTAAGGTCATCTACTTGAGACTCTCCTTTTAGATTTGAAGTGGACAGTGAAGGAATAGGCTACTACACCTGAGATGTCCACCCTGATTGGGTTTCTTACCCTAcatgatttgtttttcttctgtttcagAGTCTGCATTAGGGGACACTTTGGACCGACTCTCCCAGCACACCTCCAGTGAGCCTGTGCATAGCCTTCCCAGAGATGAGCTGGACCAGGACTACCTTGAGCCCAGTCTGGATCAGGACCTGGACCAAGATCAAGAACAACCTGAAGACCAGCGACTTGAAAGTGACTCCACTCCATCTAAGACTATGGAGCTCAAGGTTCGGTGCACACAACAGTGTTTAGTACCAGCTTCATTTCGTTATCTAATATGTTACTCAAGTATTCAATGGGAAAGAGGCAGATTTAAGTTCATACCGTCTTTGCGTTATGTGACAATATGTAAATGTTCTTCTGAGCAGATTCGAACAACTAGCTGCAAGAATTCAAATCATTGTTTAACTAACTCTTCCCTTGCAGTCCCTTTTGATTAAAACTGTCTCCCAATCCAAAACCTTTTCCTACCTTTGCTTTTCTTCTCCTCCTCTGACTTgatcttaaatatatttcaatgccTGCCTGTTTTGTTGACATCTCTTCAGAATTTAACTTTCCAACCTCTCTACAAATGTGGCTGTACACTCACCTTCCTCTCCGTTTGCTAATTTCCTCAGTTTAATTCAGATTCTGCACTGTTCTCCCTGCTTCTAACCCTTCACTGCTGTCCTCTAACTATCGCTTCTTTCTTCATCTTCTCGTGGACAGAGGGAGGAGGCAGGCTCTCCTGTAGACTCTAAGACAGAGGTATTTTTAGAGTGATTTATCTATCTGTGTGTCAAATTGTCTGTCTGTCATTGTCTCAATTGCACTCTAAAGCTGCATACACACTGCTAGCATGGCTTTAGATAACCTCGAAAAATAGCAACGTGATTGCTGTGTTGTTAGCCACATGGCAGATCATATAATTTTCCAGCCTTCCAGCCTTCGTGGCTTTTCTTGAGATCCAGATGACACCGTTATTCGATGCTGGATCATATTATAGTTATTTGTTACGTATGTAAAGGAGAACTGTGATGTATAACATGCTTTGATAGGCTTAGTTTTTTGTCCCGCTTAAAATCAGTATGAAATCACTGCTGatactgtatttataaactgctaatacacattcctggtcttattgtgtgcgattcatcagttttttttcatcagtgttatgtcaaaatgtaaaatgtaacttCATCAGTCTCTAAAATTACTTTATCCTTTTTGTCACCCACGCTGTATACTATCACAGAAAATAGCTGTTTAGGCATTGTTTAGGCTATTGTTGTGCAGAATGGAACCTTTCTAAAATCTAAAGAGTAGTTAATGCAATAATGTAATGCATctaacattaatataaaataatataggtTATAGCAGTAAGAATTAGAAACAAATAATGCTTATGTTTACAAATAACTCTTAAAAAGATCAATTCTGGGACAAATTTGCATCCTCTCCACAATCCAATGAATAATCACACACCCTACCGTTTTTCTTGTTGGATATAGTGTTGTGTTCACAGATATACAGAACATAACAGAAGTAAAAACGGGTGTGAttgccatttcatgttgactttaagaaatatattgggtCTTGTTCACTAACTGTAAACACAGGGAAAAAAGGTATTATGCATAATATTAGAAACGGATTAAGTGATTGTACTAAGTactatttattgttttaagtatTAAAACTGCATACAGTGCATGTGTAtagtatactgtatactgtaaaaTGGTTTGTGTTTTAGAATCGAACACTAGAGTTGAAGGTATTTATGCATGCTTGCACCTGTTGTGAATTTGGCTGAATTTTTCGCACTGTCAGCAACAGAGCTGATGTTTTGCCAAACTACTGCCCGATTAGTCTGGTCTTAGCACCATGTTGACTTAAAATACTTGCAGAACAGTCCATGTATTGATTTGTTCTGGAAAGGTTTTGAGGAGATTAAGGATGTCATTGGTGTATAGTTTATCTATGCCCACAGATATGCCAGTCTGCAACTCATAAGACATGTGTGATGAAAAGAAAGCTCAGGAGATTTGTGTCATTGAATTTGATACAGTATGTTTCTCAATGTTTATGTGTCTAAGACAACTCTAAACCTGTGTATCTGAGGCAGTGACACAACCTCTTTCACTCTCTGTACTTCCATGGCTGATATCAAAATTTGTATGAGATTTCCTCTCTCTGTTTGGCTGCCCGCTTTATGAATTCAACCATGCTCTGCCTCTCTGTCTTCACTACCGCACTTTTCCTCTGCCTCCGTTCCTTGGCTTGCACCACCATCCCCCTCCCCCACCACCCCTTTATCCCAGTTGGACCAGGACTTGCCCCTACGTCCTAAACAGGAGGTACTATTTCACATCGCTCAACTGCCTTAGATGTCACTCTCTGTAACTACACGtgttttagtttctctttctttttgtaatttctTTCAAGTGGAAGTAGCACAACACTGAGCTGAGATGGCAGTCCATTTGACATCTGTTACCAACACCAGCATGTTCCATGTTTTATGTGCTGCTTTGTTGTCTTAAATGTTGAAGATGTACTGTAGTGATTCATAAAGAAGTGGGCTCAAATCATTTAGACAGATTTTTGCTATGATCTGTAGGCATTCCGATATTTACTGTACACAGCATGTTAGAGTGTTGACTAAAATTATGTTGCGTCTAAAATAGAGTGTCTAAGTGATAAAACAGATCATTTTATTCACACTTTGTGCACTTCAGTTGCATTTCGTATTGATTTATTGGAGTCTTCTATTATTTCAATGTGCATTTCTAACTGGGAGGCTTATACATCTGTTACAAGAATAGAACATGTGCCTGATGTTTGCATTTGCGTACTTATTATGCACTTACCCCAGTTAGATAAACATTTGTAAACAGCTGTGCTGGTTTCCAGAAAGCCCTCACTTAAGTAATTGCTGAAGGTAAGTGGTTCTACCGATTGACCTGTTTGTTTTATAGCAGTTCCTGGATAAACCAGAGGATGTGTTGCAGAAACATCAAGCCAGCATCAATGAACTGAAAAGAGCGCTGAGAGAGCCCAACAGCAAACTGGTCCACAGAGAGAAACGTCTCTCTGGAGCCTCATTTGGTAGCACTCCGGAGAAAAAATCTGTGAGTAATTGGTACCTGCAAGGGATTGTATGGCGTGgtgactttttaaaaagcaaGATGCTATATAATTAGTGTTATTTTGGTCTGATACTAGTTTAAGATTACTGTTGAGGATTATTCAGATTTATGTCAGTATCGGTCTCGGATTTAGTGTGCCTAATGCTTGATTCGTTATTCATGCACTCTTTTTTATGTAACTAATCTCTCTTTAAGTGGATGCTATTGAACCATTTCATGTCATGCCCCTGGTCAAGTGCTAGCAGCAATTTTGAACTGTAATAGAATTTGGCTGGAGTGGTTCATTTGAACACAGCATGAACGCATTTTCTTTAATTAGTGTTATTAAGACAATGGTATTGATCAATAAAAACAGCAAATGGCATTTTATGTACTTATGTAGACCAATGTCTCCCTTTTGTGTTTAACTTCAAAACATCCATCcaacattttacataaaatgtaacttgattacattattttttccTCCTCAGATCAATGAATTTTTATCTTGCATcataagattttctttttattattcattttgcaaATATTTGCGCTATACAAATTACAGAAGAGGGTGTTGTTGGCATTGACAGGCCATTGAAACTGTTCACTCTATTGATATATAGGCCTCAGAGGATTCCGTATTGATTGAGAAGCAAGAAGGTTGTCAAAGAAACCTGCCCCTCACTAAAAACGATGAAAAGAGCAGGAGTCCTAGGGTAGCTTCATTAGCCACTGGATTCGACAAAGAGACAGAAGGCGAAACGAGAGAGAAAACCATCGCCACACACAGTGACATAAGAATAAAACAAAGTGTAGCAAAAAGGAACTCAACAGAAACCATCCTATCACCAGAGAAGCCCCTGAGAAATCGCGCTAAAAGCCCTGGTTTAAGGTACAACCATTTCCAGGGTGCCAGTTCTTTGGAGGAGAAACCATTTGATAATGGGCACCCTCGGGACAGATCCTTGTCAGAGAATGTCATTCATACAAATGGATGCAATGAATATGAAACAGAGAGAATTTGGTGCAATAAAAAGTACATGGGAGTAACCAATAGAGAAGACAACACCACAAATCAAGACTTGCCAAGGTATGTAGTGAGAAGCTTCAGAGAGGCTTCTCCCAATGCAGCCATAGATAAATATATGAGAGATCAATATAATGAAAACCGGTGTGGTATATATATGAGAGATCAATATAATGAAAACCGGTGGGAGAGACAATCCTGTGAAACAGAAGCAAAATACACCAGAGCTACCTTACAGAAGCAAACATCTAATCCGGATTCCAAGAGTAAAAGCTCAATAATCCAGAGACATGATTCTACTGCAAGCGACTCATCACAGTCTGAGGTGAAACGAATTGTTCCACTGAAGCCTGAGAGGTCAAAGAAGTTGAAAGGCAGTAAAGGAGCCAAGCTGCAAGGACAACCAAATGAAAAAAGCATTTCAGGATCATTTGATCAAAGTGAAGATACCAAGTCTAAGGTAGAGCAAGTTGGGTTTGAGAATGCCCTGGACAGCTTGTCACAGCTCAAAAACTCTGCAGTTGTAGAAGGCACTGGAACTTTTGCCAAGCACGACTGGGCAAGTAATTGTCACAATAGGGAAGTCCGAGAATATAGCCGTCAGTCTCTTCAAGACAGGCCCCAATTAAGGGATCTCAAGAACAATGCAGACCACAGACTTAGTATAGAACAAGATCAGTTTCTTTTTGAAGATCCACTGTTTATGTTTGACTTTCCAACCAATTCAGCATTTCCAGCTTTTGACCAGATTCCCCCTTTATACCCACCTGTAAAATCCCAGTGGGCAAGAGATACACGTACCAAACCGATCACCAAAAGTGATTCTGGCAACAGTCTTCACAAGAGCTCCACAATGGAATCTTCCAAGAGGAAACCAGTGGTAACAACTGCTTGATAATCTGCTTGTCACTCACAGGAACTAAGGCATCGCATGAAACGGCACTTCCATATCTATAGTTTTGCACATGCACATAATGCACATGCCAGTATACATTACCAACCTGTTTCTGAGGAGAGATGAGTAGAATAGTCAGTTTTTGTGTAATCGTAGCATTGGCTAATAGAAGAATGAGGTACTGTATCCGCTGTCTGATTGGTTGAGAACGTGCCACTTCCTTTTCCTCTCCTTCCTCTGCACAGCTCAACATTTGCTTGCGCATTTGAGAAACACTTAGGATCCTCCACATAATCTCCATTGCTTAATCTCCAGGCTTCCGTTCCACTAACTTTTCACCTGATGTGCGGTCTTTCCTTCCAACATTCTTTCTCTGATTCCCTCTTACCAGGCATGAAGGGAATGGTTGTTGCAAGGAATCAAAGGCCTGTGCACCATATTGTAATGCTAAAATGCCATTTTTGCAAACAAAAGGGCTTCGGCAAGACTTTCAAAAATGGCCATTTTGTTGTTTACAAGGAGGGTTCTGAAAGTTGATTTAACAAGGAACGGTTTTATCTGTCATTTAGAAGATAATATGCCCAGCTTCATGATTAAGGATTTTGAATTTGCTCTTTGATtcggctaaaaaaaaaaaaaataacttggtcaataatttattttgcaacaAACTGCAGGGAACCTTGAGGGCTTTCTCTTTTTTATGTTAAAGCCCACTGAGCTGCAATTTCAGTATATAGCAGTTGTTTTCAAAGTCAATGCTTCCTTATTTCACTCAACATTGAgacttgaaagaaataaaaagaaataaaaaataaaaaactgacaaAATCTATTGTCAACAGACCGATTTTGGACCAGAAGAGCCTGATGAATAACCATGCaaaatgatgtttaaaatagaTATAATGTTCTGATTGATTAAAAGTTTGCACTTAGTGCAAAATTGCACCAGCTGCcataatatatttaaacttttaattgtTGTGGTGCAATATGTTGTACGCTCTAGTTTAAACTGTTTAAGACTTGCTGTCTATACATTTGTATCTGTGTCAGTGTATCCGGTCAGTTATATAAATGTCTGGTTTTTGGTTCAGAGCCTAGTCTGGGCTCCTTCCCTGTTATCTCAAATTTCAGTGCACTAACTTTGCATTGCTCTTCCTATTATTTCATCTCATATTCCAGGAGTCCCTTCCCACTCCAGCAATTCATGCGGAGCCTCAGGAGGAAGCCCAGGTGCCTCATTTTTTCCACTCATCTTAGCTACCGCTGCCTTCTTGCTAATCCAAATGCTTTGACTTTCACATTTTGATACACATAAGCACTAGAATGTGTCTTCTGTCTTCTGCTCTCATATTCACAGCATGAATTAATTGCATGATCAAAACCATCCTACTCAACAGTCCTACACAGAAATGCCATCGAATGCATCCACCACATGCATTGATTCCTTGGCACTGCTTAAGAAGTAATAGACTTGCCACACTTAGCATAAATTTAAAGGAACACTACACTTTTTTtcaaaataggctcattttccaactcccgtAAACAGTTAAGTTTCACccttttgaatccattcagctgatctccggTGGTAGCACAAataattgaatctgattagaccgttagcatctcgctcaaaaatgagcaaagagtttctatatttttcctatttaaaacttgactcctCTGTAGTTACATCGTACTGTAGTTACATCGTACTTGTATACAAGactgacggaaaatgaaaagttgtgattttctaggctgatatagTTAGGAACTATACTCTTTTTCCGGcttaataatcaaggaactttaaTTCCATATTATGGGTGCGTGCAGGCGCAATGATGTTACGCaacacctgaaaatagtccccagcaactctgctattgcGCCAACTATACAAACTAGCTGGagactattttcaggcactgagtaatatcactgcgcctgctgcaactctaggggagttggaaaattagcctattttttttttaaagtggagtgTACCTTAAACATGAAGTTATAACAATGTCTAGAAACTCTGAAATTGCTGTGGAGGAATAAACGTATAGATTTGCAGTACTCTACCCTAGGGTGAAAATGTTATATCAGTATATTATTGTCTCAGTTGTTCCTCAGAAACATGTAACACTTCTGACATTTCAGTTAGTCTTTTTTGAACTAACTCCTGCATCCCTACTAGACTCTTTAACCATCAGTCACCACAATGTTGTCTCATTCTTGTCTTGTGAAGATGATGTAACATCCATTACACTGCCTTGTTTTACCTGTTTGTCAATCAACATTTGCTCTTGTAGCATAGCTGGTTCCTTGCACCAAGACCTATTTTTCTGCTTCTTCAGAGAGATCTCTGGGAGAGGCACTTGGGATCGTTGTCGGAAGATGATCCTGATCCTGACACTCTGTACCTGAAGGAGACCCACCTGGGCATTGAGCGCAAATGCTCGAGTATCACTGTTAGCTCAACGTCCAGTCTGGAGGCTGAGGTGGACTTCACTGTGCTCATGGACTTCCAAACGGGTATCGAGGAATTTTCTAGAGGCATGACTGAGCTGGGGGAGAAAGACTTCTCACCTGAGTTTGGCCTCTCTGACCGTACCACCCATCCAGCCTTTATACTGGGAGCAGATCCTATCTACTTTCCAGAGGAGAGACCCGAAGAAGTACAGAGGCCCATAGAGAAACCAAAGCCTGTTGTAGAACACAAGGCACAGGAGGAACGTAAACCGGAGGTAGACAAGTGTCCTACAGTTTCTCTTTCAGCAAAGTGGTTGGCTTGCCCAATCACTGGTCAGAGCAAATGTGTAAATGTGCTGATGGATGCAgtcacatcccatttttttctcaCATTCTACAGGGCATCAGAGCAAAGCATAAAATTACATTGGAAATTGAGTTCATGATTGATGCTAATTCCATTCCATTTGATGCTGCCCTCCATAGTTCAGTCATTCAGTTCAGGTTTGGTTTCTTTGATTTCagaattttgttatgtttttcatTGCttcttattcttttctttttaaccATAACTCAACGTATGCTGCCAAGATCATTTGATTGGCACTGTGTTTCTTAAATCTCATGATTACTTCCAGGTTTGAACTCAATCTGTTTCATTTCTTTCCCAAGCCTTTTGTACCTAAGAAAGCTCCGCGGTCGGTGAAAGCTGCCCAAGCCCTGAGGAAAGACTCTACAGACCAAGCTAATACCCAGTTGATGAGACGGGAGAGCTTGGAGTCACCCCCATTCCATCCTCTCAGCAGAGAGAGCAGTGAAATCATTGCCTCCCAAGCTCTTAGGAAGACCGAGGTCAAGATCGAGACGCAGCCCAATGGCTCTGAGGTCACCACAACCATAATGGAGATTGCAGACCCGGTAAAGACCTTTTAGCTCATCATATGTACTTTACTGGTGATATGTCACTGTACCATAGAGGAACATGGTCTGAAGACTGTAATTATGTCAATTATCATCAATTACATAAGTAAGTGTTATTATGTTCTTTTAATACTTACATGCACCGTGGTGGTTCTCATATAGATTGTAAGTTCTGTGTTTGCTGTCTTAGGACCATGGTATCAGCAGTTTGCGAGAGGCCACATACTCTATGACGGAGAGAATCTCTCCTGTGAGTATTTTCATCTGTTGAGCTTGACTGTCCAAACCTCCTTGTGTCTTTGCTTCTGCTTTGTCATTTTGTCTGTTGCTTTTATTTCCAACTTTAGTTCTAGAGTTTGCTTCAGATGGCTTGCCTTATTTGTGAGGTATAACACTACCTTATAGCTTTCTGGCTTTGACAAGTGTTTATTCATTATATTCTTGAACAGGTGAACCTGGGATCATTAGCTAGAGATGGCTCTCCTCTAATGGTAACCGAGAACGTAACGTCAGCCACTACAACTCATGTTACTAAGGTATCTGAAAAAAAGTATCTCCTGGTAGCATCTTTTTAGAAAAAGTTTTCTTGGAGGattgaaaatgtacatatatgTTTTTTAGACGGTGAAGGGAGGCTACTCGGAGACAAGAATTGAAAAGAGGATCATCATTActggtgatgatgatgttgatCAAGATCAGGTAGGTGCAGAAGGAATTAGGGCTGGCTATTTTGTAAAGCATCTTAGTGAACTATGATTTATGTCAGCTCTAGAAggaataattcaataaataattaatatctttTCACCATTTACTCACATTCAGATAATTCCAAACCCataaactttcatttatttttaggacacaaataaaaatacataaaaaaacccCCAATATATTTTTGTCCATCCTCTGAAAGTGGAATAACCTCTTCCAGTGCTTCCGTGACCAGTTGCATCGCGAGATAGTCTGCTCTTGTGTGAACAGCCATGCAGTGAGATTCTCCTGtgataaaatattttgtgaataaataaCTAATgggttaattcatttaaaaagctaaaagcaaTCACATTGCGTCATCAAATCAggattaaccctctggagtcataTGGATTTCTTGTATGACACTTTTTAGAGCTTGAAATTTTTAAATTACTTACACTAATTGCATAGATGGACAGAAATCTCGGTCACACTTCAGTTTGGTGACCATTATcattaactaactaactaactaactatcaAATACGACCTTTgcatcaataaactcctaatttattGCTTATTAATGGTTAAGGTAGTTGTTATGTTTAGGTATAGGGTAGGAATCATCTAAAATATGGtaatgcagaataagacattgaTATGTGCTTTATACTGATATTCAGCCAATATGCATGTAGAGAACTGTTAAAGGTATACTCACcacaaaattacaattttgtcattaatcacttacctccatgttgttcgcaacctgtaaaagctttgtttgtcttcggaacacaattttagatattttggatggaaaccggtaggcttgagactgtcccatagactgccaagttaataacagtgtcaaggtccagaaaagtatgaaatgcATAGTCAGAATAGTAATATTCtcatcgcttcataacgttacggttgaaccactgctGGCAGATGGACTAtcctgacgatgcttttcataacttttctggaccttgacactgttattaacttggcagtctatgggacagtctcaagcctaccggttttcatccaaaatatctaaaattgtgttccgaagacaaacaaatCGTTTAAGGGTTTGAAACGACCTGGGGGAAAGTGATTAatcacaaaattttcattttggggatgAGTATCCCTTCAATAGACAAttggtcttacaggtttggaatgacattaggcTCTCggtaactgatgacagaattttaatttttaaactcaCCATGAAGTGAAAATTGACAGTTGTTATATTTTATGGAATATTgcagttattgtaattat
This Carassius gibelio isolate Cgi1373 ecotype wild population from Czech Republic chromosome A23, carGib1.2-hapl.c, whole genome shotgun sequence DNA region includes the following protein-coding sequences:
- the LOC127945017 gene encoding band 4.1-like protein 1 isoform X1, which gives rise to MSEKSSAAKNTADGGYTDHDSKMSDEHRDTDDSSEKTPSRMSRSPQKSSKRPKTAPVKVTLLDGSAYETGVEKLCKGQVLLDMVCEHLNLLEKDYFGLTFSDTESQKNWLDPSKEIKKQIRMGPWHFSFAVKFYPPDPSQLIEDITRYYLCLQLREDILSGRLPCSFVTHALLGSYAVQAELGDYDPEEHGPDYISEFRFAPNQTRELEERVMELHRTYRGMSPAEAEINFLENAKKLSMYGVDLHHAKDSEGIDIMLGVCASGLLIYRDRLRINRFAWPKILKISYKRSNFYIKIRPGEVEKKYEQFESTIGFKLPNHRASKRLWKVCIEHHTFFRLVSPEPPPKGFLVIGSKFRYSGRTQAQSRQASALIDRPAPQFERSISRRYLLSRSIDGESALGDTLDRLSQHTSSEPVHSLPRDELDQDYLEPSLDQDLDQDQEQPEDQRLESDSTPSKTMELKREEAGSPVDSKTELDQDLPLRPKQEQFLDKPEDVLQKHQASINELKRALREPNSKLVHREKRLSGASFGSTPEKKSASEDSVLIEKQEGCQRNLPLTKNDEKSRSPRVASLATGFDKETEGETREKTIATHSDIRIKQSVAKRNSTETILSPEKPLRNRAKSPGLRYNHFQGASSLEEKPFDNGHPRDRSLSENVIHTNGCNEYETERIWCNKKYMGVTNREDNTTNQDLPRYVVRSFREASPNAAIDKYMRDQYNENRCGIYMRDQYNENRWERQSCETEAKYTRATLQKQTSNPDSKSKSSIIQRHDSTASDSSQSEVKRIVPLKPERSKKLKGSKGAKLQGQPNEKSISGSFDQSEDTKSKVEQVGFENALDSLSQLKNSAVVEGTGTFAKHDWASNCHNREVREYSRQSLQDRPQLRDLKNNADHRLSIEQDQFLFEDPLFMFDFPTNSAFPAFDQIPPLYPPVKSQWARDTRTKPITKSDSGNSLHKSSTMESSKRKPVRDLWERHLGSLSEDDPDPDTLYLKETHLGIERKCSSITVSSTSSLEAEVDFTVLMDFQTGIEEFSRGMTELGEKDFSPEFGLSDRTTHPAFILGADPIYFPEERPEEVQRPIEKPKPVVEHKAQEERKPEPFVPKKAPRSVKAAQALRKDSTDQANTQLMRRESLESPPFHPLSRESSEIIASQALRKTEVKIETQPNGSEVTTTIMEIADPDHGISSLREATYSMTERISPVNLGSLARDGSPLMVTENVTSATTTHVTKTVKGGYSETRIEKRIIITGDDDVDQDQALAMAIKEAKQQHPDMLVTKAVVVRETESSTQDPHEESKS
- the LOC127945017 gene encoding band 4.1-like protein 1 isoform X2, encoding MSEKSSAAKNTADGGYTDHDSKMSDEHRDTDDSSEKTPSRMSRSPQKSSKRPKTAPVKVTLLDGSAYETGVEKLCKGQVLLDMVCEHLNLLEKDYFGLTFSDTESQKNWLDPSKEIKKQIRMGPWHFSFAVKFYPPDPSQLIEDITRYYLCLQLREDILSGRLPCSFVTHALLGSYAVQAELGDYDPEEHGPDYISEFRFAPNQTRELEERVMELHRTYRGMSPAEAEINFLENAKKLSMYGVDLHHAKDSEGIDIMLGVCASGLLIYRDRLRINRFAWPKILKISYKRSNFYIKIRPGEVEKKYEQFESTIGFKLPNHRASKRLWKVCIEHHTFFRLVSPEPPPKGFLVIGSKFRYSGRTQAQSRQASALIDRPAPQFERSISRRYLLSRSIDGESALGDTLDRLSQHTSSEPVHSLPRDELDQDYLEPSLDQDLDQDQEQPEDQRLESDSTPSKTMELKREEAGSPVDSKTELDQDLPLRPKQEFLDKPEDVLQKHQASINELKRALREPNSKLVHREKRLSGASFGSTPEKKSASEDSVLIEKQEGCQRNLPLTKNDEKSRSPRVASLATGFDKETEGETREKTIATHSDIRIKQSVAKRNSTETILSPEKPLRNRAKSPGLRYNHFQGASSLEEKPFDNGHPRDRSLSENVIHTNGCNEYETERIWCNKKYMGVTNREDNTTNQDLPRYVVRSFREASPNAAIDKYMRDQYNENRCGIYMRDQYNENRWERQSCETEAKYTRATLQKQTSNPDSKSKSSIIQRHDSTASDSSQSEVKRIVPLKPERSKKLKGSKGAKLQGQPNEKSISGSFDQSEDTKSKVEQVGFENALDSLSQLKNSAVVEGTGTFAKHDWASNCHNREVREYSRQSLQDRPQLRDLKNNADHRLSIEQDQFLFEDPLFMFDFPTNSAFPAFDQIPPLYPPVKSQWARDTRTKPITKSDSGNSLHKSSTMESSKRKPVRDLWERHLGSLSEDDPDPDTLYLKETHLGIERKCSSITVSSTSSLEAEVDFTVLMDFQTGIEEFSRGMTELGEKDFSPEFGLSDRTTHPAFILGADPIYFPEERPEEVQRPIEKPKPVVEHKAQEERKPEPFVPKKAPRSVKAAQALRKDSTDQANTQLMRRESLESPPFHPLSRESSEIIASQALRKTEVKIETQPNGSEVTTTIMEIADPDHGISSLREATYSMTERISPVNLGSLARDGSPLMVTENVTSATTTHVTKTVKGGYSETRIEKRIIITGDDDVDQDQALAMAIKEAKQQHPDMLVTKAVVVRETESSTQDPHEESKS